Proteins found in one Mesorhizobium sp. CAU 1732 genomic segment:
- a CDS encoding MbcA/ParS/Xre antitoxin family protein, which translates to MSQAARRDVPYVETGVPRLDLSRFAPASRRRLSAPALRTFLTIADLWGLNEEERRLILGYPSRSTYHGWAKQVREHRELTLDVDVLTRISAVLGIHQALGVLYETEREAVAWLRGPHDGAVFGGRPPLAFVTSGLQDGLMTVRRFLDAARGGIYMEPNALDAGFEPYDDRDIVLR; encoded by the coding sequence ATGAGCCAGGCTGCAAGACGAGACGTGCCATATGTGGAGACCGGTGTCCCACGGCTCGACCTGTCGCGCTTCGCGCCGGCCAGCCGCCGCCGGCTCAGCGCGCCCGCATTGCGCACCTTCCTCACCATCGCCGATCTCTGGGGCCTCAACGAAGAAGAGCGCAGGCTCATTCTTGGCTACCCGTCGCGATCGACCTATCATGGCTGGGCGAAGCAGGTGCGCGAGCATCGCGAGCTGACGCTCGACGTCGATGTCCTTACCCGGATTTCCGCCGTGCTCGGCATCCATCAGGCGCTCGGCGTGCTGTATGAAACCGAACGCGAGGCCGTCGCGTGGCTGCGCGGGCCGCATGACGGGGCGGTGTTCGGCGGGAGGCCGCCGCTGGCGTTCGTGACGAGCGGCCTGCAGGACGGTCTCATGACGGTCCGGCGCTTCCTCGATGCCGCGCGCGGCGGCATCTACATGGAGCCGAACGCGCTCGATGCCGGCTTCGAGCCCTATGACGATCGGGACATCGTCCTGCGGTGA
- a CDS encoding ribonucleotide-diphosphate reductase subunit beta — protein MLDWSEPKSMPTNLTPANVETDATGLGEIERGGARVSVDDKRMINARADVNQLLPLKYRWAWEKYLSGCNNHWMPTEVSMQADIALWKSKDGLTDDERHMIKRNLGFFAASESLVANNIVLAIYRHLTNPECRQYLLRQAFEEAIHTHTFQYIVESLSLDEGELFNMYREVPSITDKAAWALKHTQNLDNPDFKTGTPETDTAFLRDLVAFYVIFEGMWFYTGFAQILSLGRRNKMVGIAEQYQYILRDESIHLNFGIDVINQIKLENPHLWTKEFQDEVRGMIANAAELEASYGRDTMPRGFLGLNAALCEQYMHFIANRRCAQLGLAPVFKETENPFPWMSEAMDLKKEKNFFETRVIEYQNGGALSWD, from the coding sequence ATGCTCGACTGGTCAGAACCGAAATCCATGCCGACCAATCTCACCCCGGCGAATGTCGAAACCGATGCCACCGGCCTCGGCGAGATCGAGCGGGGCGGGGCGCGGGTGTCGGTGGACGACAAGCGCATGATCAACGCCCGCGCCGACGTGAACCAGCTACTGCCGCTGAAATATCGCTGGGCGTGGGAAAAATACCTGTCCGGCTGCAACAACCACTGGATGCCGACCGAGGTTTCCATGCAGGCCGACATCGCGCTGTGGAAGTCGAAGGACGGGCTGACGGACGACGAGCGCCACATGATCAAGCGCAATCTCGGCTTTTTTGCCGCGTCGGAATCGCTGGTGGCGAACAACATCGTGCTCGCGATCTACCGTCACCTGACCAATCCCGAATGCCGCCAGTATCTGCTGCGGCAGGCGTTCGAGGAGGCGATCCACACGCACACCTTCCAATACATCGTTGAAAGCCTGAGCCTCGACGAGGGCGAGCTGTTCAACATGTATCGCGAGGTGCCGTCGATCACCGACAAGGCGGCGTGGGCGCTCAAGCATACGCAGAACCTCGACAATCCCGATTTCAAGACCGGCACGCCGGAGACCGACACCGCCTTCCTGCGCGATCTGGTGGCGTTCTACGTGATCTTCGAGGGCATGTGGTTCTACACCGGCTTCGCGCAGATCCTGTCGCTGGGCCGCCGCAACAAGATGGTCGGCATTGCCGAGCAGTACCAGTACATCCTGCGCGACGAGTCGATCCATCTGAACTTCGGCATCGACGTGATCAACCAGATCAAGCTGGAAAACCCGCATCTCTGGACGAAGGAATTCCAGGACGAGGTGCGCGGCATGATCGCCAATGCTGCCGAACTGGAAGCGTCCTACGGGCGCGATACGATGCCGCGCGGGTTCCTCGGGCTGAATGCGGCTTTGTGCGAGCAGTACATGCACTTCATCGCCAACCGCCGCTGCGCGCAGCTGGGCCTGGCACCGGTGTTCAAGGAAACGGAAAACCCGTTCCCGTGGATGTCGGAGGCGATGGATCTGAAGAAGGAAAAGAACTTTTTCGAGACCCGCGTCATCGAATATCAGAACGGCGGTGCGCTTTCCTGGGATTGA
- the minD gene encoding septum site-determining protein MinD: MGKVIVVTSGKGGVGKTTSAAALGAALAQTGDKVAVVDFDVGLRNLDLVMGAERRVVYDLVNVIQGEAKLTQALIRDKRVETLFLLPASQTRDKDNLTPEGVEKVIAALKKAFDWVICDSPAGIERGATLAMRHADIAIVVTNPEVSSVRDSDRIIGLLDSKTLKAENGEQIEKHLLLTRYDPARAERGDMLKVDDVLEILSIPLLGIIPESMDVLRASNVGSPVTLADGNSAPAKAYFDAVRRLKGETVPISIPGEKRGFFGKIFGRKAA, encoded by the coding sequence ATGGGCAAGGTAATCGTGGTCACATCGGGCAAGGGCGGCGTCGGCAAGACGACGTCGGCCGCCGCACTGGGCGCAGCCCTTGCGCAGACCGGCGACAAGGTCGCGGTCGTGGATTTCGACGTCGGACTGCGCAATCTCGACCTCGTGATGGGCGCCGAGCGGCGCGTCGTCTACGATCTGGTCAACGTCATCCAGGGCGAAGCCAAGCTGACGCAGGCGCTGATCCGCGACAAGCGCGTGGAAACGCTGTTCCTGCTGCCGGCCTCGCAGACCCGCGACAAGGACAACCTCACGCCGGAGGGCGTCGAGAAGGTCATCGCCGCGCTCAAGAAGGCCTTCGACTGGGTGATCTGCGACAGCCCCGCCGGCATCGAGCGCGGCGCGACCCTGGCCATGCGCCATGCCGACATCGCCATCGTGGTGACCAACCCTGAAGTCTCGTCGGTGCGCGATTCGGACCGCATCATCGGCCTGCTCGATTCCAAGACGCTCAAGGCCGAGAATGGCGAGCAGATCGAAAAGCACCTGTTGCTGACCCGCTACGATCCGGCCCGCGCCGAGCGCGGCGACATGCTGAAGGTCGACGACGTGCTCGAAATCCTGTCGATCCCGCTGCTCGGCATCATCCCCGAGAGCATGGACGTGCTGCGCGCATCGAATGTCGGCTCGCCCGTGACGCTGGCCGATGGAAACAGCGCGCCGGCAAAGGCTTATTTCGACGCGGTGCGGCGTTTGAAGGGCGAAACCGTTCCGATCAGCATTCCGGGCGAAAAGCGCGGCTTCTTCGGCAAGATCTTCGGGAGGAAAGCGGCATGA
- a CDS encoding FCD domain-containing protein — protein sequence MLPERPILNSLLALEKLRQLVREHREDVEWRLPPERELARFIGVGRRAIRRAMEVVEAEGLVWRQQGKGTFVGRRPAIQPQLVGNIAGRTNPLEVMEARLQMEPALARMAAMRCSADDIAALERLAQKTSAALDDDGWELWDSAFHRRIAECAGNGLLLSLFDVVQRIRQEPDWRLLRAKARNEDRRSLSFREHEEIVAAIAGRDGAGAERAMRRHLNAINANLQSIVVGSDDDEHEPAEVTVTDGEQIRTSA from the coding sequence TTGCTGCCTGAACGTCCCATTCTTAATTCGCTTCTCGCGCTTGAAAAACTGCGTCAACTCGTGCGCGAGCATCGCGAGGATGTGGAATGGCGGCTGCCGCCAGAGCGCGAACTGGCGCGTTTCATTGGCGTCGGTCGCCGCGCCATTCGCCGGGCGATGGAGGTTGTCGAGGCCGAGGGGCTTGTCTGGAGGCAGCAAGGCAAGGGAACCTTTGTCGGACGTCGTCCCGCGATACAGCCCCAACTTGTCGGCAACATCGCCGGCCGCACCAATCCGCTCGAGGTTATGGAGGCGCGCCTCCAGATGGAGCCCGCATTGGCGCGAATGGCCGCCATGCGGTGTTCAGCGGATGATATCGCTGCTCTCGAGAGGCTTGCCCAGAAGACCTCCGCAGCGCTCGATGATGATGGCTGGGAACTGTGGGACAGCGCCTTTCATAGACGTATTGCGGAATGCGCCGGTAACGGGCTGCTGTTGTCGCTTTTCGATGTGGTGCAGCGGATCAGGCAGGAGCCTGATTGGCGGCTGCTTCGCGCCAAGGCGCGGAACGAGGACCGCCGGAGCCTTTCCTTTCGCGAGCATGAGGAGATCGTCGCTGCGATCGCCGGCCGCGATGGCGCAGGCGCGGAACGCGCGATGCGCCGCCATCTCAACGCAATCAACGCGAATCTGCAATCGATCGTCGTTGGCAGCGACGATGACGAACACGAGCCAGCCGAGGTCACGGTGACCGACGGCGAGCAGATCAGGACATCGGCATGA
- a CDS encoding helix-turn-helix transcriptional regulator yields MVAEFADAVSAALSSGANPVTALREASGYTIEQLAVVSGLATSEIVELEDGIDTDSAKVARLAAALGLPDGGMA; encoded by the coding sequence ATGGTCGCAGAATTTGCCGACGCAGTCTCTGCAGCGCTGTCATCCGGCGCCAATCCCGTCACCGCTCTTCGCGAAGCCTCCGGCTACACGATCGAACAACTGGCCGTCGTCTCCGGCCTCGCCACGTCTGAAATCGTCGAACTCGAAGACGGCATCGACACCGACAGCGCGAAGGTCGCCCGTCTCGCGGCGGCGCTTGGCCTGCCGGACGGCGGCATGGCCTGA
- a CDS encoding RES family NAD+ phosphorylase: MSHARSPAPQPAFRLIPSRFPPVGLFDTVATANDLYAVMELVGWTNDRLVGERIDRLPRDEWVYGRPNASVVMAAFLHVAPGGSRFNGPDLGAWYAAGDVRTSAAEVGHHLRREAVARRLPKLSRVYRSYAARLPGEHVDIRGMQAALPGLYRPDSYEETQIFGEAMRKAGEPGILYDSVRLRGGENVVAFRPSMILDVTQSDHFEVTVSAAERTIDVRKLKSA, encoded by the coding sequence GTGAGCCACGCAAGGTCGCCGGCGCCGCAGCCGGCATTCCGTCTCATCCCGTCACGGTTTCCGCCGGTCGGCCTGTTCGACACGGTCGCGACGGCCAACGACCTCTACGCCGTGATGGAACTCGTCGGCTGGACGAACGATCGCCTGGTGGGCGAACGCATCGACCGGTTGCCGCGCGACGAATGGGTCTATGGCCGCCCGAATGCGAGCGTCGTCATGGCCGCCTTCCTGCACGTCGCGCCCGGCGGATCGCGGTTCAACGGGCCTGATCTGGGCGCGTGGTATGCGGCAGGCGATGTCAGGACATCGGCGGCGGAAGTCGGCCATCATCTGCGCCGTGAGGCAGTGGCGCGGCGGCTTCCGAAACTGAGCCGCGTCTACCGCTCATATGCCGCGCGCCTGCCGGGCGAGCATGTCGACATCAGGGGCATGCAGGCCGCCCTGCCCGGCCTGTACCGGCCGGACAGCTACGAGGAAACGCAAATCTTCGGCGAAGCGATGCGGAAAGCCGGCGAACCCGGCATCCTCTACGACAGCGTGCGGCTGCGTGGCGGAGAAAACGTGGTGGCGTTTCGTCCGTCGATGATCCTCGATGTCACCCAGAGCGACCATTTCGAGGTCACCGTATCGGCTGCGGAGAGAACCATCGACGTACGAAAGCTGAAATCGGCCTGA
- a CDS encoding IS30 family transposase has protein sequence MRRTYSHIGLDERRKIARWRMAGLSIEIIAEKLGRHRSTIFREIKRNMFVDKVVPDLNGYYCVTAHGMACERRAKLRKLARFSHVRQSVIDRIIHGWSPQQIAGRMRLERHPISVSHETIYKFAYSADGQAIKLWRHLPEHRARRRPRHARRRHGRRFSPELNILRRPDVVADRKQFGHWECDLIQFRKKFGKANVTSLVERVSRFAIFLRNNDRQSRPVMDGVIQALQALPHLARRSITFDRGTEFTDWPYLQASIGTQTWFCDPQSPWQKGTVENTNGRVRKWLSREVDPLSVTDADLIEICNRLNATPRKCLGYRTPAEVFRKKLLAQMRHAG, from the coding sequence ATGAGACGCACCTACTCCCATATCGGCCTGGATGAACGTCGTAAGATTGCTCGCTGGCGGATGGCCGGCCTGAGCATCGAGATCATCGCAGAAAAGCTTGGACGGCATCGCTCGACGATCTTTCGCGAGATCAAGCGCAATATGTTCGTCGACAAGGTCGTTCCAGATCTCAACGGCTACTATTGCGTGACGGCCCACGGCATGGCTTGCGAGCGCCGCGCCAAGCTGCGGAAGCTGGCGCGTTTCTCACACGTCCGGCAGTCCGTTATCGACCGGATCATACATGGATGGTCGCCACAGCAGATCGCCGGTCGCATGCGCCTGGAGCGTCATCCGATCTCGGTCAGCCACGAGACGATCTACAAGTTTGCGTATTCGGCCGATGGCCAGGCCATCAAGCTGTGGCGGCATCTGCCGGAGCATCGAGCCAGGCGCCGCCCCCGGCATGCAAGGCGCAGACATGGCCGGCGCTTCAGCCCGGAACTGAACATCCTGCGCCGCCCGGATGTCGTTGCCGACCGTAAGCAGTTCGGACACTGGGAATGCGACCTGATCCAGTTCCGCAAGAAGTTCGGCAAGGCCAACGTCACATCGCTGGTCGAACGGGTCAGTCGCTTTGCCATCTTCCTGCGCAACAATGATCGACAGTCCCGGCCCGTGATGGATGGCGTCATACAGGCGCTACAGGCCCTACCCCACCTCGCTCGCCGTTCGATCACATTCGACCGTGGCACGGAGTTCACCGACTGGCCCTACCTTCAGGCAAGCATAGGCACCCAAACGTGGTTCTGCGACCCGCAATCTCCCTGGCAGAAAGGCACCGTCGAAAACACCAACGGCCGGGTGCGGAAATGGCTTTCGAGAGAGGTCGATCCATTATCTGTGACCGATGCCGACCTGATCGAGATCTGCAATCGGCTGAATGCGACGCCTCGCAAATGCCTCGGCTACCGAACGCCAGCGGAGGTCTTTCGAAAGAAACTGCTCGCCCAGATGAGGCATGCCGGCTAG
- a CDS encoding ribonucleoside-diphosphate reductase subunit alpha, with protein MISDPTRPATEPGYRVIRRNGGVTPFDASKITVALTKAFLAVEGSTAAGSRRVHDVVVELTDEVVSALTRRVGEGRLFHIEDVQDQVELALMRSEHHKVARAYVLYRDERARERAAEKALAAAPVASALQVKGEDGTLAPLDEVRLARIVEEACDGLDAVSSAPIIAEARRNLYDGITLDELSLAPILAARTLVEQEPNYAFVSARLLMDRLRREALSFVSARPEQATQAEMGARYATYFPDFIRVGIEAELIDPELARFDLARLGAALKPERDLNFQYLGLQTLYDRYFLHTKGKRFELPQAFFMRVAMGLAIREIDREGRAIEFYDLLSSFDFMASTPTLFNSGTTRPQLSSCFLTTIGDDLDAIFKGVKDNALLAKYSGGLGNDWTPVRGLGSHIKGTNGESQGVVPFLKVANDTAIAVNQGGKRKGAVCAYLETWHVDIEEFLDLRKNTGDDRRRTHDMNTANWVPDLFMERVESDGEWTLFSPDETPDLHDLYGTPFKKAYEAYEAQAAAGGLRVSRKVRALDLWRKMLTMLFETGHPWVTFKDPCNIRSPQGHIGVVHSSNLCTEITLNTSKDEVAVCNLGSVNLFNHVTEKGLDLDRLAKSVGTAMRMLDNVIDINFYTIPEARRSNLQHRPVGLGLMGFQDALQKLRIAYSSDAAIAFADRSMEAISYHTISASVDLAAERGRYASFEGSLWSKGILPIDSIKLLEDARPGVDMDDGSTLDWDALRKRVKKTGMRNSNTMAIAPTATISNICGVSQSIEPAYQNLFVKSNMSGDFTVVNAQLVHDLKQRGLWDEVMVSDLKYFDGSIGQIDRIPDDLKAIYATAFEIDSAWLIEAASRRQKWIDQAQSLNLYIANPSGKKLDELYRFAWKKGLKTTYYLRSRSATHVEKSTLKGTDGKLNAVSAVAVAKPAAAPIAINPDAAWGKACAIDDPECEACQ; from the coding sequence ATGATTTCCGATCCGACGCGCCCAGCCACCGAACCCGGCTATCGCGTCATCCGTCGCAATGGCGGCGTGACGCCCTTCGACGCCTCCAAGATCACCGTCGCGCTGACCAAGGCGTTCCTCGCCGTGGAAGGATCGACGGCGGCCGGCTCGCGCCGCGTGCACGATGTGGTCGTCGAGCTGACCGACGAGGTCGTGTCGGCCCTGACGCGCCGCGTCGGCGAGGGACGCCTGTTCCACATCGAGGACGTGCAGGACCAGGTGGAACTGGCACTGATGCGCAGCGAGCACCACAAGGTTGCGCGCGCCTATGTGCTGTACCGTGACGAGCGCGCGCGGGAGCGTGCAGCAGAGAAGGCCCTTGCCGCAGCCCCGGTTGCATCTGCGTTGCAGGTGAAGGGCGAGGACGGCACGCTCGCGCCGCTGGATGAAGTTCGTCTGGCGCGTATCGTCGAGGAAGCCTGCGATGGGCTCGACGCGGTTTCATCGGCGCCGATCATCGCCGAGGCGCGGCGTAACCTTTATGACGGCATCACCCTGGACGAGCTGTCGCTTGCGCCGATCCTGGCCGCGCGCACGCTGGTCGAGCAGGAGCCGAACTACGCGTTCGTGTCCGCGCGGCTGCTGATGGACCGGCTGCGGCGCGAGGCGCTGTCGTTCGTGTCGGCGCGACCTGAGCAGGCAACACAGGCGGAGATGGGCGCGCGCTACGCGACCTATTTTCCCGACTTCATCCGCGTCGGCATCGAGGCCGAACTGATCGACCCGGAGCTCGCACGTTTCGATCTCGCGCGGCTTGGCGCAGCCTTGAAGCCGGAACGCGACCTGAACTTCCAGTATCTCGGCCTCCAGACGCTGTACGACCGCTACTTCCTGCACACCAAGGGCAAGCGTTTCGAACTGCCGCAGGCGTTCTTCATGCGCGTCGCGATGGGGCTGGCGATCCGCGAAATCGACCGTGAGGGCAGGGCGATCGAGTTCTACGACCTTCTGTCGTCGTTCGATTTCATGGCCTCGACGCCGACGCTGTTCAACTCCGGCACGACGCGGCCGCAATTGTCCTCGTGCTTCCTGACGACCATCGGCGACGACCTCGACGCGATCTTCAAGGGCGTCAAGGACAACGCTTTGCTGGCAAAATATTCCGGTGGTCTCGGCAATGACTGGACGCCGGTGCGGGGCCTCGGCTCCCACATCAAGGGCACCAATGGCGAGAGCCAGGGCGTCGTGCCGTTCCTGAAGGTTGCCAACGACACGGCCATCGCCGTTAACCAGGGCGGCAAGCGCAAGGGAGCGGTTTGCGCCTATCTGGAGACGTGGCACGTCGACATCGAGGAATTCCTCGATCTGCGCAAGAACACCGGCGACGACCGCCGCCGCACGCACGACATGAACACCGCCAACTGGGTGCCGGACCTGTTCATGGAGCGTGTCGAGAGCGATGGCGAGTGGACGCTGTTTTCGCCCGACGAGACGCCGGATTTGCACGACCTCTACGGCACGCCGTTCAAGAAGGCTTACGAGGCCTATGAAGCCCAGGCTGCCGCCGGTGGGTTGCGAGTGTCCCGCAAGGTCCGCGCGCTCGATCTGTGGCGCAAGATGCTGACCATGCTGTTCGAGACCGGGCATCCGTGGGTGACGTTCAAGGACCCGTGCAACATCCGCTCGCCGCAGGGCCATATCGGCGTGGTGCACTCGTCCAATTTGTGCACGGAGATCACGCTCAACACGTCGAAGGACGAAGTTGCGGTGTGCAATCTGGGCTCCGTCAACCTGTTCAACCACGTGACGGAAAAGGGTCTCGATCTCGACCGGCTGGCGAAGTCCGTCGGCACCGCGATGCGGATGCTCGACAACGTCATCGACATCAATTTCTACACCATCCCCGAGGCGCGCCGTTCCAATTTGCAGCACCGCCCGGTCGGTCTGGGCCTGATGGGTTTTCAGGATGCGTTGCAGAAGCTGCGCATCGCCTATTCGTCGGATGCGGCCATCGCGTTCGCCGACCGCAGCATGGAAGCGATCAGCTACCACACGATTTCGGCCTCGGTCGATCTCGCCGCAGAGCGTGGGCGCTATGCGAGCTTCGAGGGTTCTCTGTGGTCGAAGGGCATCCTGCCGATCGATTCGATCAAGCTGCTCGAGGATGCACGCCCCGGCGTGGACATGGACGATGGCTCGACGCTCGACTGGGACGCCTTGCGCAAACGGGTGAAGAAGACCGGCATGCGCAACTCCAACACGATGGCGATCGCGCCGACGGCGACGATCTCCAACATCTGCGGCGTGTCGCAGTCGATCGAGCCCGCCTATCAGAACCTGTTCGTCAAATCGAACATGTCGGGCGACTTCACGGTGGTGAATGCGCAACTGGTTCATGATTTGAAGCAGCGCGGCCTGTGGGACGAGGTGATGGTGTCGGACCTGAAATATTTCGACGGGTCCATCGGCCAGATCGACCGTATCCCCGACGATTTGAAGGCGATCTATGCGACCGCTTTCGAGATCGACTCGGCGTGGCTGATCGAAGCGGCCTCGCGCCGTCAGAAGTGGATCGACCAGGCGCAGTCGCTCAACCTCTACATCGCCAACCCGAGCGGCAAGAAGCTGGACGAGCTCTATCGCTTCGCGTGGAAGAAGGGTCTCAAGACGACCTACTATTTGCGCTCGCGCTCCGCGACGCATGTGGAAAAGTCGACGCTGAAGGGTACCGACGGCAAGCTCAACGCGGTGTCGGCTGTTGCCGTCGCCAAGCCGGCTGCTGCGCCGATTGCGATCAATCCGGATGCGGCATGGGGCAAAGCCTGCGCCATCGACGATCCCGAGTGCGAGGCCTGCCAGTAG
- the minC gene encoding septum site-determining protein MinC: MSEVLTEARPIRLKGRSFLALVLTPELPFDGWLARLDDLAARSAGFFLRRPIVLDVDGLDIDRAQLRELVEQLGTRNVRIMGIEGARASLLDGGLPPAMTDGRPASDFEAPVADDGDAAEAETDEAAPAYTAQVGKAVPSLVVTQPVRSGQSLIFPEGDVTIVGSVASGAEVVAGGSIHVYGTLRGRALAGTMGDAAARIFCRKLEAELIAIDGFYKTAEDMEPGLRGQAVQIWLEGETILAGTLG, translated from the coding sequence ATGTCCGAAGTGTTAACTGAAGCCCGGCCGATCCGCCTCAAGGGTCGCTCATTCCTCGCGCTCGTCCTGACGCCAGAACTGCCCTTCGACGGCTGGCTGGCGCGCCTCGACGATCTGGCGGCCCGTTCCGCTGGGTTTTTCCTGCGCAGGCCCATCGTTCTGGATGTCGACGGGCTCGACATCGACCGGGCGCAACTGCGCGAGCTGGTCGAACAGCTCGGCACCCGCAACGTGCGAATCATGGGCATCGAAGGCGCGCGGGCCTCGCTGCTCGACGGCGGCCTGCCGCCTGCCATGACCGACGGCCGTCCGGCCTCCGATTTCGAGGCGCCCGTCGCCGACGATGGCGATGCGGCAGAGGCCGAAACCGATGAAGCCGCACCCGCCTACACCGCGCAGGTCGGCAAGGCCGTGCCGTCGCTGGTCGTCACCCAGCCGGTGCGCTCCGGCCAGTCGCTGATATTCCCGGAAGGCGACGTCACGATCGTCGGGTCGGTCGCCTCGGGCGCGGAAGTCGTCGCCGGCGGCTCGATCCACGTCTACGGAACGCTGCGGGGACGCGCGCTGGCGGGCACGATGGGTGACGCCGCGGCACGCATCTTCTGCCGCAAGCTCGAGGCCGAGCTGATCGCGATCGACGGCTTCTACAAGACGGCCGAGGACATGGAGCCAGGATTGCGCGGCCAGGCCGTCCAGATCTGGCTCGAAGGCGAGACGATTTTGGCGGGAACACTGGGCTGA
- a CDS encoding ABC transporter ATP-binding protein codes for MLARFFAYYAPYKRLFMLDFSCAVLAGLLELAFPMAVKLFVDDLLPSGSWSLILLAASALLVMYVATTGLTAVVVYWGHMLGINIETDMRRKAFDHLQKLSFRFYDNNKTGHLIARVTKDLEEIGEVAHHGPEDLFLAIMTFIGAFILMMMVNVELALITAVIVPIVGWVTTRYGGRMTRNWQSLYGKVGNFNVRIEENVGGMRVVQAFANEHHERALFDQDNEGYRSTKLEAYKIMAASTSLSYMSMRLIQLVVMLAGSYYVMRGELSYGGFIGFLLLVTVFFRPVEKINAVIETYPKGIAGFRRYTQLLDTEPDIADRPNARTAPRLTGTIRYDNVGFGYTDGRKILTDVSLDIEAGQTIAFVGPSGAGKTTICSLLPRFYDVEEGAITIDGIDIRDMTLASLRGQIGIVQQDVFLFGGTIRENIAYGRLGATEAEITEAARRAHLDAVIDDLPDGMDTIIGERGVKLSGGQKQRLAIARIFLKNPPILILDEATSALDTQTEREIQKSLAELSKGRTTLVIAHRLATIRNADRIVVIDRSGIAEQGTHRQLLARDTLYRRMHLAQDSSHSEA; via the coding sequence ATGCTCGCTCGCTTCTTTGCCTATTACGCGCCGTATAAGCGGCTCTTCATGCTCGACTTCTCCTGCGCGGTTCTGGCGGGCCTTCTGGAGCTCGCTTTCCCGATGGCGGTGAAGCTTTTCGTCGACGATCTGCTGCCCAGCGGAAGCTGGTCGCTGATCCTCCTCGCGGCGTCTGCGCTCCTCGTTATGTATGTCGCGACCACCGGGCTGACGGCCGTCGTGGTCTATTGGGGCCACATGCTCGGCATCAACATCGAGACCGACATGCGCCGCAAGGCGTTCGACCATCTCCAAAAGCTGTCCTTCCGATTCTACGACAACAACAAGACCGGCCACCTGATCGCCCGGGTGACGAAGGACCTCGAGGAGATCGGCGAGGTCGCCCATCACGGCCCCGAGGATTTGTTCCTCGCCATCATGACCTTCATCGGAGCCTTCATCCTGATGATGATGGTCAATGTCGAGCTCGCACTGATCACCGCCGTCATCGTGCCGATCGTCGGCTGGGTGACGACGCGCTATGGCGGGCGCATGACGCGCAACTGGCAGTCGCTCTACGGCAAGGTCGGCAATTTCAACGTCCGCATCGAGGAGAACGTCGGCGGCATGCGCGTCGTGCAGGCCTTCGCCAACGAACACCATGAGCGCGCGCTGTTCGATCAGGACAATGAGGGCTATCGCTCGACCAAGCTCGAGGCCTACAAGATCATGGCCGCGTCGACGTCGCTCAGCTACATGTCGATGCGGCTGATCCAGCTCGTCGTCATGCTGGCCGGCAGCTACTACGTGATGCGCGGCGAGTTGAGCTATGGCGGCTTCATCGGCTTCCTGCTGCTGGTCACGGTGTTCTTCCGCCCGGTGGAGAAGATCAACGCGGTCATCGAAACCTATCCGAAGGGCATCGCCGGCTTCCGCCGCTACACGCAACTTCTGGACACCGAGCCCGACATCGCGGACCGCCCCAATGCGCGGACCGCGCCAAGGCTCACCGGCACGATCCGCTACGACAATGTCGGCTTCGGCTACACCGACGGCCGCAAAATCCTGACGGATGTCAGCCTCGACATCGAGGCCGGCCAGACGATCGCCTTCGTCGGCCCGTCCGGCGCGGGCAAGACCACGATCTGCTCACTCCTGCCGCGCTTCTATGACGTCGAGGAGGGCGCGATCACGATCGACGGGATCGACATCCGCGACATGACGCTCGCCTCGCTGCGCGGCCAGATCGGCATCGTGCAGCAGGACGTGTTCCTGTTCGGCGGCACGATCCGCGAGAACATCGCCTATGGCCGTCTCGGGGCGACCGAGGCCGAGATCACGGAGGCCGCGCGGCGCGCCCATCTCGATGCCGTCATCGACGATCTTCCCGACGGCATGGACACGATCATCGGCGAACGCGGCGTAAAACTGTCGGGCGGCCAGAAGCAGCGGCTCGCCATCGCGCGCATCTTCCTGAAGAACCCGCCGATCCTCATCCTCGACGAGGCGACGTCAGCGCTCGATACGCAGACGGAACGCGAAATCCAGAAATCGCTCGCCGAACTGTCGAAGGGCCGCACGACGCTCGTCATCGCCCACCGTCTGGCGACGATCCGCAATGCCGACCGTATCGTGGTGATCGACCGCTCGGGCATCGCCGAACAGGGAACGCACCGCCAACTGCTCGCCCGCGACACGCTCTATCGCCGCATGCATCTGGCGCAGGATTCCAGCCACTCAGAGGCGTGA